TTTGATAGGACCGGGGGATTGGGTCACAGGGAGTTTCCTTGTTCCAAGGGGTGTAAAGCCACTTATATGAACCACCGAACCCATGTTTACCGTGTCAGCACTATCCCTAACCAGCCCTGGTTTTCAGGAGTAGTCCCATGACAACGGCGTGACAAAAATTGAAGAAAATTTCCTTTCCATAAAAACGGGCCATATTCCTCATGGTTGAATAATTGCGCTTTTCCATTCTTCCAGAAAACGTGTGCGTTTGAGGGTATCCAAATACACCAGCAAGCCAGGGCCAAGACGGATCGTTCTGAGCGATAGTTTTTGCGAAACACGTTCTCTGTTGAGTTTGGGGTATGGGTAGTATCCTGCCCCCTCCTCACTCCAGGATGCGGTGATCAGATGATCAATGAAATCTCCCGCTACAGCTGGATTTTCCGCAGTGGTGGGTATGACAGCAGAGCGCAGCATGAGCGTGGTGAAGTCTTCCAGTTCCAATATGCCGATGTTTGGGTCTTTCGCGGCCTTGGCCTGTGCATAGGAGCCGAGCACGTTGTAGGCTACGGCAAGTTCACCGCTGGTGATGTCAGAAATCATATCCGCTGAACAGCAATAGAGCTTGGCCTGCAGGCTACCCATCACCTCATTCAGTCGCCAAAATGTGTCTGAGGTTCTGGCGTCCTGCGTGGCGAACAAAAACCCGAGCCCGCTTTCCCGAATATCGTAGGTGCCAACTTTGTCTGTAAATCGTTCCGAATTATTGCGCAGAATTGAGATCAGGCTTTGCCGTGAGGTGGGAATGTCCAATCCCTCAAAAGCTGATTTCGAATAGACAATGGAGGCGGGTTCCTGCGTGAAGGCAAACACATGGTTTCTCCACCGCGCCCAGTCCGGCAGCAATATTTCCTGCGGAGAGTTATATGGTTGCGTAAAGCCATCATTGGCAAGCTTTACTTGCAGATCCATGGCGGATGAGATAGCGATGTCAAAAGCTTTGCCTTCCGTCTGCAAAGCGGTCATCAGCTCGGTACTGCTCACCACCGTGTAATCGACAGAAACACTCGGGTATTTGCGTTGGAACGCTTCTACAAGTGGCGAGAAGATATCGATATCAGAATTGGAGATAATGCGAAGGCTCTCCCCACCCTCCGTGGCCGGAAAGGTCTTGTGTTGCTCAATTTCAAACGCACTTGCTGGCATCAACCAAAGCACAAATGAGATCAGGAGTGAGGAAAGTAGAAGGATACGCATGCGCCTGTTACATTTTTTCTGTTGGAGAGTTTGAGATATCCGCCATGGGCCTGAACGACCTCTTCAGCGATGGTAAGGCCAAGGCCAGAACCAATGGTGTTTTCAGCATTACTGCCGCGAGAGAACCGTTCCGTTAAGCGATTGATATCATGTTCATTAAATCCATTGCCCTGATCACAAACCGAGACCACAACCCATTGGTTTTTGGTGGTGACGCTGAGCATGATATCCTCCCCTTGAGGAGCATACTTGATGGCATTGTCTATGATGTTGCTCAGTGCATTTTGAATGAGGATGACATCACCTAAAACGAGCGGAGGAGTGCTCCCTTCAAGGATCAAGGTTTTGTCCTGCATCTCTGCTAAGGGGCGATGGCGCTCAAGGGTTTCACTTGCCAGTTCCAAAAGGTCGATTTGAGTGACTTCAAGATGGTCGGTTCGGAATGAGACCATGGCGTGGTCGAGTAACTGTCCGGCGGCGCGAGAGCTTTCGTCAATGGCGCGGATCATCTCTTTCAGCGAAGCACGGTTTTCTGGCCGTTCCACCCTGCGCAGAGCTATTTCTGCCTGCGTTCTGAGCACTGCCAAAGGCGTACGCACACGGTGGGCGGCCTCAGCGATGAACTCTTCTGAACGTGTCAGAGATTTCTTCAATCGCTCCATAAATCGGTTCAAGGCGACG
This region of Pseudovibrio sp. Tun.PSC04-5.I4 genomic DNA includes:
- a CDS encoding ABC transporter substrate-binding protein, whose product is MRILLLSSLLISFVLWLMPASAFEIEQHKTFPATEGGESLRIISNSDIDIFSPLVEAFQRKYPSVSVDYTVVSSTELMTALQTEGKAFDIAISSAMDLQVKLANDGFTQPYNSPQEILLPDWARWRNHVFAFTQEPASIVYSKSAFEGLDIPTSRQSLISILRNNSERFTDKVGTYDIRESGLGFLFATQDARTSDTFWRLNEVMGSLQAKLYCCSADMISDITSGELAVAYNVLGSYAQAKAAKDPNIGILELEDFTTLMLRSAVIPTTAENPAVAGDFIDHLITASWSEEGAGYYPYPKLNRERVSQKLSLRTIRLGPGLLVYLDTLKRTRFLEEWKSAIIQP
- a CDS encoding sensor histidine kinase gives rise to the protein MSAVTNISGSIRRRLTLQLLGIAAVLAALLFIMVMTFAKQVAEESQDNILTASATSILDSAAIQGGAVTVDIPYSALSMLGNVSDDRVFYRVAADGKFLTGYEGLPLAKPPMKQESHSFITSHYLGESIRMVSATRRLSYASGPVEVTVSVAQTLKRQRETLERISTSAFYLGFGFFVAAAVLGVLTAQSAVKPIQVLADSVSRRGPQDLREVQAPVPAEMAPLVVALNRFMERLKKSLTRSEEFIAEAAHRVRTPLAVLRTQAEIALRRVERPENRASLKEMIRAIDESSRAAGQLLDHAMVSFRTDHLEVTQIDLLELASETLERHRPLAEMQDKTLILEGSTPPLVLGDVILIQNALSNIIDNAIKYAPQGEDIMLSVTTKNQWVVVSVCDQGNGFNEHDINRLTERFSRGSNAENTIGSGLGLTIAEEVVQAHGGYLKLSNRKNVTGACVSFYFPHS